One window from the genome of Cryptomeria japonica chromosome 6, Sugi_1.0, whole genome shotgun sequence encodes:
- the LOC131080077 gene encoding G-type lectin S-receptor-like serine/threonine-protein kinase At2g19130 yields MDWCLKNRSVLKCLKRFIFVLVMFFLCDLLVAAGDTLSVGASLRGRQTIISKNGTFELGFFNPTGTNNWYVGIWYVRIPDKTIIWVANRETPITDMPGVFTLSSAGYLAVSDLQGKVIWSSNDTQEAKASSASILDTGNFVLLGEQNTSETVWESFSHPTDHFMPTMKLWKGMKVISWKSSVDPAPGPFSLQMNPSPGKKDFLLQYKNGVSYYSSGDWTGKYYSTMPQAVSDTSFEQELVEFSPTKLYYAYDLTPKVRSTTMVRNILNNRGELTVYYLINNNWSLVYYSPVSDCAVYGLCGAYGVCSKQQNIQSCSCMDGFKPRNATLWRSQEWWSSGCVRHSPLNCSSINGTGSSSTTEGFLQVTDKSLADQEAVQYTQVSTLQGCKTACLNNCSCTAFAFTDSNSAVCKLWFGDLLGMQITPEGQPFFIRLAASDVAQFSANRGRRSSSRVVALSISIPLGVAVLSSLLIGAWFLQRRRRTLLEKGKYEDASKSLITFTYKEMKIATNNFTHKLGKGAFGSVFKGTLPDNTLVAVKRLEGSAQAEKQFRAEISTIGNIHHVNLVRLRGFCVEGSQRMLVYEYMENGSLNSFLSCKEDKVLDWKTRFGIALGTARGLLYLHEECRDRIIHCDIKPENILLDTDFSPKVADFGLAKLVGRDFSRVLTTTRGTRGYLAPEWLFGLPITVKVDVYSFGMTLLEIISGRRNSDLTVKESQYYFPTWAATEIDKGNTIGIVDERIANEADVEEVRRAAMVSILCIQKDESERPSMAQVVRILEGKSEGEVEPYERSLQALVNDHSAE; encoded by the coding sequence atGGATTGGTGCCTGAAGAATCGCTCAGTGTTGAAGTGTTTGAAACGCTTTATTTTTGTTCTTGTTATGTTTTTTCTCTGCGATTTATTAGTTGCTGCTGGAGACACCCTCTCTGTGGGGGCTTCTCTGAGAGGAAGGCAGACCATCATTTCGAAGAATGGCACTTTTGAATTGGGATTTTTTAATCCAACTGGAACCAACAACTGGTATGTTGGTATCTGGTATGTCCGCATCCCTGACAAGACCATCATTTGGGTGGCTAACAGAGAAACTCCCATCACAGACATGCCCGGAGTTTTCACGCTCTCTTCAGCTGGTTATCTTGCTGTCTCTGATTTGCAAGGAAAGGTCATTTGGTCGAGTAATGATACTCAGGAAGCCAAGGCATCCAGTGCATCGATACTGGATACTGGTAATTTTGTTCTCTTAGGAGAACAAAACACTTCTGAGACTGTGTGGGAGAGTTTTTCACATCCCACAGATCATTTTATGCCTACCATGAAGCTTTGGAAAGGCATGAAAGTGATCTCTTGGAAGAGTTCGGTGGATCCAGCGCCTGGGCCCTTCTCTCTCCAGATGAATCCATCCCCAGGAAAGAAAGACTTTTTGCTGCAGTATAAAAATGGTGTTTCATATTACAGTTCGGGAGACTGGACTGGCAAATATTACTCCACCATGCCGCAAGCAGTATCTGATACCTCATTTGAGCAGGAATTGGTAGAGTTTTCTCCCACAAAACTCTACTACGCATATGATCTTACGCCCAAAGTTCGTTCGACGACCATGGTGAGGAATATTCTCAACAATAGGGGCGAGCTAACGGTCTACTATTTGATTAATAATAACTGGAGCCTGGTTTATTATTCACCTGTGTCAGATTGCGCTGTGTATGGTCTATGCGGAGCTTATGGAGTTTGTTCCAAGCAACAAAACATTCAGTCATGCAGCTGTATGGATGGCTTCAAGCCAAGAAACGCTACTCTCTGGCGTTCTCAGGAGTGGTGGTCAAGCGGTTGTGTTCGGCATAGTCCATTAAACTGCTCCTCAATCAATGGCACTGGCAGCAGCAGCACCACAGAGGGTTTCCTCCAAGTCACTGATAAGTCCTTGGCCGATCAAGAAGCTGTTCAATATACGCAAGTGTCGACTCTACAAGGATGCAAAACTGCTTGTCTCAACAATTGTTCCTGCACGGCCTTTGCTTTCACTGATTCAAATTCTGCTGTTTGTAAATTGTGGTTTGGCGATCTGTTAGGCATGCAGATTACTCCTGAAGGCCAGCCCTTCTTCATTCGATTGGCTGCTTCTGATGTTGCACAGTTTTCAGCTAACAGAGGAagaagaagcagcagcagagtagTTGCACTCTCCATTTCAATTCCTTTGGGCGTTGCTGTTTTGAGTAGTCTgttgattggagcatggtttttACAGCGCAGGCGTCGAACGCTGCTTGAGAAAGGCAAGTATGAAGACGCATCAAAATCGCTCATAACATTCACCTACAAGGAGATGAAAATTGCGACCAACAATTTCACCCATAAGTTGGGGAAAGGAGCATTTGGGTCTGTCTTCAAAGGTACTCTTCCAGACAATACACTTGTGGCCGTTAAAAGATTAGAGGGCTCCGCACAAGCAGAAAAGCAATTCCGTGCTGAAATAAGCACCATTGGAAACATACATCATGTGAATTTGGTGAGGCTCCGGGGATTCTGCGTAGAGGGATCTCAAAGAATGCTTGTTTATGAGTACATGGAAAATGGGTCCCTCAACTCTTTCTTGTCCTGCAAAGAAGACAAGGTATTAGATTGGAAAACCAGATTTGGAATCGCTTTGGGCACTGCAAGAGGGTTACTTTATCTCCACGAAGAATGCAGAGATCGCATCATCCATTGCGATATCAAGCCGGAAAATATTCTTCTAGACACAGATTTCTCTCCAAAAGTGGCTGATTTTGGTCTGGCAAAGCTTGTTGGCAGAGATTTCAGCAGAGTTTTGACAACAACAAGAGGAACGAGAGGGTATTTGGCTCCAGAGTGGCTCTTCGGCTTGCCAATAACAGTGAAGGTGGATGTGTACAGCTTCGGCATGACCCTGCTCGAAATAATCTCAGGCCGACGAAATAGTGATTTGACTGTGAAGGAATCTCAATACTACTTCCCGACGTGGGCAGCAACTGAAATTGACAAGGGAAACACGATTGGCATTGTGGATGAAAGGATTGCAAACGAGGCggatgttgaagaggtgagaagagCAGCTATGGTAAGCATTCTGTGCATTCAAAAGGATGAGAGTGAGAGGCCGAGCATGGCCCAAGTTGTTCGGATATTAGAAGGAAAATCAGAGGGTGAGGTGGAACCATATGAGAGGTCCCTGCAAGCGCTCGTCAATGATCATTCAGCAGAATAA